One region of Pseudoalteromonas galatheae genomic DNA includes:
- a CDS encoding polysaccharide biosynthesis/export family protein, giving the protein MKHVYKPAWLRVLITSVMGGALLGCANNAALIELEDEDMQFYGYPNASGKAIKHQKASSVFATNIDCTALQQFAAPANFRVDKPLTLQGPQQTVGAVTTSFSLHSLPLSPGDLIELHMEYGEGFNGRYILDTTGSIFLPVAGAIKASGLTSNQLAQKLELALTKAKIFKAYTIDVSVKVLNWAAIEVPVSGAVFQPGRVTINSALPEQVMEERIDASGDYSNQRLLSEAIRAAAGIRPDAKLDQVILIRQGWQIEADLSGILTGQPVTDYALMAGDQVIVPSTGCFQPHLVRPSQITPKGFRVFMSNLIDSAMSNSNAAIGRFSSNLPYGTRLLQAAISANCVGGKAYTNAPRRVALVSNNPITGQTQVIERSVEQLMRMPYRDLINPYVMPNDAIACYDSDITNLRDIAGTLLDLVAPFSALN; this is encoded by the coding sequence ATGAAACATGTATATAAACCAGCTTGGCTTAGAGTTTTAATTACATCCGTCATGGGTGGGGCATTGTTAGGATGTGCAAATAACGCAGCATTGATAGAGCTAGAAGATGAGGACATGCAATTTTATGGCTATCCCAATGCTTCTGGCAAGGCAATCAAGCACCAAAAGGCCAGCTCAGTGTTTGCGACCAACATCGACTGTACAGCTCTACAACAATTCGCAGCCCCAGCAAACTTCCGAGTAGATAAACCATTGACTTTGCAGGGACCACAACAAACGGTAGGCGCAGTAACAACTTCATTCTCATTACACTCTTTGCCACTAAGCCCTGGAGATTTAATTGAATTACATATGGAGTACGGTGAGGGCTTCAATGGCCGCTATATTCTTGACACCACAGGCTCTATTTTTCTACCCGTTGCAGGGGCGATAAAAGCTTCGGGTTTAACTAGCAACCAACTTGCGCAAAAGTTAGAGCTAGCATTGACTAAGGCCAAAATATTCAAAGCCTACACTATTGATGTAAGTGTCAAAGTGCTCAATTGGGCTGCGATAGAGGTACCTGTTTCTGGCGCTGTTTTTCAACCAGGACGAGTCACCATCAATTCAGCGCTACCCGAGCAAGTAATGGAAGAGCGGATAGATGCGTCAGGCGACTACTCAAATCAGCGTCTATTATCGGAAGCTATAAGAGCCGCTGCAGGCATACGACCCGATGCAAAACTGGATCAAGTTATTCTGATCAGACAAGGTTGGCAAATCGAAGCTGATCTCAGCGGAATTCTCACCGGACAGCCTGTTACGGATTACGCATTAATGGCAGGCGACCAAGTGATAGTGCCTAGTACAGGCTGTTTCCAACCTCATTTAGTAAGACCTTCGCAAATAACGCCAAAGGGCTTTAGGGTTTTTATGTCTAATCTAATCGACTCAGCTATGAGTAACTCAAATGCTGCGATCGGGCGATTTTCTAGCAACTTACCTTATGGTACACGTCTTCTACAAGCCGCTATTTCTGCTAACTGCGTAGGTGGCAAGGCGTACACCAATGCACCTAGACGCGTTGCTTTGGTAAGTAACAATCCAATTACTGGCCAGACGCAAGTTATAGAGCGCTCCGTTGAACAGTTAATGAGAATGCCCTATCGGGATCTGATCAATCCCTACGTCATGCCTAACGATGCTATTGCCTGTTATGACTCTGACATCACAAACCTGAGAGACATCGCAGGCACCTTACTGGACTTAGTCGCTCCATTTTCGGCGCTAAATTAG
- a CDS encoding glycosyltransferase family 2 protein — protein MKSSKKKACPKVSVIIPMFNVEKYIDECICSVLNQTFKNFEVICVDDGCTDNTLNYLKDYKDSRIHIVRQQNRGLSGARNTGIRVAKGKYIAFLDADDFWDHRKLEKHVRHLDRDFDLGVSYSSSLFVDEQSALLGIGQFPSLKNISAKTILCRNPIGNGSAPVIRKDVLEQIAFNDGTKSWRQYFDESLKQSEDIETWLRIALNTQWKFEGIKEPLTFYRVNASGLSANLTKQFASWQYAIEKNSQKHPSFFKKFGSLAQAYQLRYLSRRALQSRNKVQALKLIHQALWTNWRILSEEPSRTVLTWCCSLLCILPNTLYSAIERLTMRAIGLLQKRTTA, from the coding sequence ATGAAAAGTTCAAAAAAGAAAGCATGCCCAAAAGTAAGCGTTATCATTCCTATGTTCAATGTTGAAAAGTACATTGACGAGTGTATTTGCTCTGTTTTAAATCAGACATTCAAGAACTTTGAGGTTATTTGCGTCGATGATGGCTGTACTGACAATACGTTAAACTACTTAAAAGACTACAAAGACTCGCGTATTCATATAGTGCGCCAACAAAACAGAGGCTTATCAGGCGCTAGAAATACAGGTATAAGGGTTGCAAAGGGAAAATACATCGCCTTTCTTGATGCTGACGATTTTTGGGATCACAGAAAGCTTGAAAAGCACGTACGTCATTTAGATCGAGACTTCGACCTTGGTGTCAGTTACTCTTCTTCTTTATTCGTTGACGAGCAAAGTGCCCTTTTAGGCATTGGTCAGTTTCCCTCACTCAAAAATATTAGCGCCAAAACGATATTGTGCAGAAACCCCATTGGAAATGGCTCTGCACCAGTCATTCGTAAGGATGTATTAGAGCAAATCGCATTCAATGACGGCACTAAAAGTTGGCGTCAGTATTTCGATGAGAGCTTAAAGCAGTCGGAAGATATCGAGACATGGCTACGAATTGCACTCAACACACAGTGGAAATTTGAGGGAATTAAAGAGCCGCTGACTTTCTATCGAGTAAATGCGTCTGGTTTATCAGCCAATCTAACTAAGCAATTTGCTAGTTGGCAATATGCGATTGAAAAAAATAGTCAAAAGCACCCTTCATTCTTTAAAAAATTTGGTTCATTAGCCCAAGCCTATCAGTTGAGATATTTGAGTCGAAGAGCATTACAATCAAGAAACAAGGTTCAGGCATTGAAGTTAATCCACCAAGCCCTATGGACCAACTGGAGAATACTTTCTGAAGAACCGAGCAGAACAGTATTAACTTGGTGTTGCTCACTGTTATGTATTTTACCAAACACGTTGTACTCTGCTATCGAACGACTAACTATGCGCGCTATAGGTCTACTTCAAAAACGCACGACAGCTTAA
- a CDS encoding oligosaccharide flippase family protein: protein MSNQTSTSTILVSNTSYLVGAEIVAKGSRLFSIMAMAVYFTPTEYGAVMLALTIHEVLRLLLRSGAGVQIIRASDEALPLFLGNGLLIQWLLCSLLCLIQIVIGWSAQWAFPEHDIFALVALMALTYLAFPAVSTRVFLLQRSNRMGLFSLISSICIIVENITIAIALYFDAHMMAIVIAKWCFALLWFICFSLVPSVSHKLSYHKDTFCLLLKSSSQLAISEILRSLRINMDTFIAARLLTPELFGIYSFAKSAGIGLAMSISQAYTSALYPIICRRTLKNSNGHKVIFITTFAVSSIFMLQALAVPVYVPILFSSQWQNSFDTTSLLCLVAVSSVWVDTYTTFLRSEAQYKRDCHFCGYALFVSLLSIAIVMPNSPTQLAATLLTGSVVWLLFPLADITSRYLQPNPA, encoded by the coding sequence ATGAGCAACCAAACAAGCACATCAACCATACTCGTATCCAACACCTCATATTTGGTTGGTGCTGAAATCGTTGCTAAAGGTTCTCGGCTTTTCAGTATTATGGCAATGGCGGTTTATTTCACCCCCACCGAGTATGGTGCAGTGATGTTAGCGCTAACCATTCATGAGGTACTTCGTTTACTTCTTAGGTCTGGCGCTGGCGTTCAGATCATTCGCGCTTCCGATGAAGCACTACCTTTATTCCTAGGAAATGGCTTGTTAATACAGTGGCTACTTTGCAGCTTACTGTGCCTTATTCAAATCGTAATAGGATGGAGTGCGCAATGGGCCTTTCCGGAGCACGACATTTTTGCTTTGGTTGCCCTAATGGCACTCACCTATCTTGCTTTTCCAGCAGTAAGTACACGTGTTTTTCTTTTGCAACGTAGTAACAGAATGGGCTTATTCAGCTTGATAAGTAGCATTTGCATTATCGTTGAAAACATCACTATCGCGATCGCACTGTATTTTGATGCGCATATGATGGCTATTGTTATAGCCAAATGGTGTTTTGCCCTACTGTGGTTTATTTGTTTTTCTCTGGTCCCAAGCGTCTCGCACAAATTGAGTTATCACAAAGATACGTTTTGTTTGTTACTTAAGTCTTCATCACAACTCGCTATCAGTGAGATTTTACGGTCATTGAGAATAAATATGGACACCTTTATCGCTGCACGGCTATTAACACCAGAGCTATTTGGGATCTACAGCTTTGCAAAGAGCGCAGGGATCGGACTGGCTATGTCTATAAGTCAAGCATACACCAGTGCACTGTATCCAATAATATGTCGCCGCACACTAAAAAATAGTAATGGCCACAAGGTTATTTTTATTACAACGTTTGCAGTGTCGTCCATATTCATGCTTCAAGCATTGGCCGTACCTGTATATGTACCAATTTTATTTTCATCACAATGGCAAAATAGTTTTGATACCACATCGTTACTGTGTCTTGTTGCTGTAAGCTCAGTATGGGTCGATACCTACACCACATTTTTAAGAAGCGAAGCACAATACAAACGAGATTGCCACTTTTGTGGATACGCACTATTCGTGTCACTACTTAGTATTGCGATTGTCATGCCCAATTCACCCACTCAACTTGCTGCAACCTTGTTAACTGGCAGCGTAGTTTGGTTACTATTTCCTTTAGCTGATATCACATCAAGATATCTACAGCCTAACCCAGCTTAA
- a CDS encoding sigma-54-dependent transcriptional regulator — protein sequence MHNVTLLFVDDEPLILRSLVRALKNEPYHVLTANSGEEGLELLKEHPIDVVISDKMMPNMSGIEFLGEVAEQYPDTLRIMLTAFTDLEGLIHAINQGKVWGYLQKPFEIDSIKLTIEQALQTKMLIAERNMLRSSLARYKNEYRAKFYRFVGDSVAMQTVYRAIEKAGPSRANVFITGSSGTGKELAAEAIHNSSERSSKPFICLNCAAIPKDLMESEIFGHIKGAFSGAIANREGAASEADGGTLFLDELGEMDIALQAKILRFVQTGTFQKVGSAKTEKVDVRFVCATNRDPHQAIADNYLREDLFYRLNVISIDMPPLHDRGRDVLLLAKHFLQQFSELENKIFVGFSDSAEQLILQFDWPGNVRQLENFIHSIVVMSDGPLIDYDVIQAHLPSDLSIPVQPKGEEQPKQVTKAPQDQLTHIKQRDDKKVAPLAEVERVAIEQALLVCDDNVVKAASLLEVSPSTLYRKIQQWSEATS from the coding sequence ATGCATAATGTGACTCTGCTATTTGTCGATGATGAACCTCTCATTCTCCGCTCTTTAGTTCGAGCACTGAAAAATGAACCCTATCACGTTCTCACTGCGAATAGCGGTGAGGAAGGTCTTGAGCTGCTAAAAGAGCATCCTATAGATGTGGTAATCTCAGATAAAATGATGCCCAATATGTCAGGGATCGAGTTTCTCGGAGAAGTCGCCGAGCAGTATCCCGATACACTGCGGATCATGCTTACTGCCTTCACGGACTTAGAGGGCTTAATTCATGCAATTAATCAGGGAAAAGTTTGGGGTTATTTGCAAAAGCCATTTGAAATAGACAGCATCAAATTAACCATAGAACAGGCGCTGCAAACTAAGATGCTAATCGCCGAGAGGAATATGTTGCGCTCAAGTTTAGCGCGCTATAAAAATGAGTACCGAGCTAAGTTTTATCGCTTTGTCGGGGATTCAGTCGCAATGCAAACTGTCTATAGAGCGATAGAAAAAGCTGGCCCTAGCAGAGCAAATGTATTTATCACAGGCTCAAGTGGTACTGGCAAAGAGTTGGCAGCAGAGGCAATCCATAATTCCAGCGAGCGGAGCAGTAAACCTTTTATTTGTTTGAATTGTGCCGCTATACCAAAAGATCTGATGGAGTCAGAAATCTTTGGTCATATCAAGGGAGCTTTTTCAGGGGCGATAGCAAATCGAGAAGGCGCAGCGTCCGAAGCCGATGGTGGCACTTTATTTCTAGACGAGCTAGGCGAGATGGATATTGCCCTACAAGCCAAAATTTTAAGGTTTGTTCAAACTGGTACTTTTCAAAAAGTCGGAAGTGCAAAAACGGAAAAAGTGGACGTTAGGTTTGTGTGCGCGACCAACCGAGATCCGCATCAAGCGATTGCTGATAATTACCTGCGTGAGGATTTATTCTATCGGTTAAATGTTATCTCTATTGATATGCCCCCCTTACATGATAGAGGTAGAGATGTACTGTTGTTGGCTAAGCATTTTTTACAACAGTTTAGTGAGCTAGAAAATAAAATTTTTGTCGGATTTTCCGATAGCGCAGAACAGCTTATTCTACAATTTGATTGGCCAGGCAATGTGCGCCAACTCGAAAACTTTATACATAGTATTGTCGTGATGTCTGACGGTCCATTGATTGATTATGATGTTATTCAGGCCCACCTACCCTCTGATTTATCAATTCCAGTACAACCTAAAGGTGAAGAGCAGCCTAAACAGGTCACAAAAGCTCCCCAAGACCAACTGACTCACATAAAGCAACGAGATGATAAAAAAGTTGCACCACTGGCTGAGGTAGAGCGTGTTGCCATAGAACAGGCATTGCTCGTATGTGATGACAATGTAGTAAAAGCAGCGAGTCTACTGGAAGTCAGCCCGTCCACCTTATATAGAAAGATCCAACAATGGTCAGAAGCGACTTCATAG
- a CDS encoding LruC domain-containing protein, whose protein sequence is MKNISKLTCSIFALSAIVSNALAVEKQGSNYVWQFNSGQPWPLGYNQATGKPDQLTYARGEYTPEFFKRIANALPESRVNEAFITGDQGSTIHLTEDAEVFITFIHEGAGYKNSFGYFTFDPENPPQTPEEVQEKIVFPNLSYPHLTNGHRVSIGEFPAGTSIGFFIAANGFWYYTGVKPFKVPYYYSLSHLNPESDESLKQHCVLLHDEEQNEVVIGFEDLPRTWGDNDFNDALFSVKSSPETAISASNLSTMPESDDSDADGVPDDQDEFPNDHTRVSSQYFPSQDGVATFAFEDNWPYRGDHDLNDLVVKQRIRITFDNNNQVSGFVLNGFITARGAANNNGFGLRIMDSEPGLIGDASITINDKNYKKQAEEYQTNAVITLWRNTQAFTTTGQAGSCSHFNTVMNCDYFTPVPFTLDVKFEYSIPTLTVADFDFFLFRTWDRSLEVHMADYPPTDLFDDSRLGRKDDTSDAQNGRYFRTADNLSWALMISEDWNYPREYIDVVWAYPDYEKWVESNGEEAQDWYLTNERTTHTYSKK, encoded by the coding sequence ATGAAAAACATTTCAAAGTTAACATGTTCAATTTTTGCGTTAAGCGCCATAGTCTCTAACGCACTGGCAGTCGAAAAGCAGGGTTCAAACTATGTTTGGCAATTCAATTCTGGCCAGCCCTGGCCTCTGGGTTACAATCAAGCGACAGGAAAACCCGACCAACTAACATACGCCAGAGGGGAATATACGCCTGAATTTTTTAAACGGATTGCAAACGCTTTACCAGAAAGTCGAGTAAATGAAGCGTTTATAACTGGAGATCAAGGCTCAACAATACATTTGACTGAGGATGCAGAGGTCTTCATCACATTTATCCATGAGGGTGCGGGTTATAAAAACTCTTTCGGTTACTTTACGTTCGATCCCGAAAACCCTCCTCAAACACCAGAAGAAGTCCAAGAGAAAATTGTTTTTCCAAATTTGAGCTACCCCCACTTAACTAATGGTCACCGTGTGAGCATTGGAGAGTTCCCAGCTGGAACTAGTATCGGCTTTTTTATTGCAGCTAATGGATTTTGGTACTACACAGGGGTTAAGCCCTTCAAAGTTCCCTATTACTACTCGCTGTCTCATCTCAATCCAGAATCTGATGAGTCGCTCAAACAGCACTGTGTATTACTTCACGACGAAGAGCAAAATGAAGTGGTGATCGGATTTGAGGACTTACCACGAACTTGGGGAGATAATGATTTCAACGATGCCCTGTTCAGCGTTAAAAGTTCACCAGAAACCGCCATTTCAGCCTCAAATTTAAGCACAATGCCTGAATCAGATGATAGTGATGCTGATGGCGTACCCGACGACCAGGACGAGTTTCCAAATGATCATACCCGGGTGAGCAGTCAATACTTCCCTTCACAAGATGGGGTAGCAACCTTTGCTTTTGAAGACAACTGGCCTTATCGCGGTGACCATGATCTCAACGATTTAGTAGTAAAGCAGCGGATCAGAATCACGTTCGACAACAATAACCAAGTCAGCGGTTTTGTTTTAAATGGTTTTATCACGGCACGAGGTGCGGCAAATAATAACGGCTTTGGCCTCAGAATTATGGATAGCGAACCTGGCTTGATTGGTGATGCGAGTATCACAATTAACGACAAAAATTATAAAAAGCAGGCTGAAGAATATCAAACCAATGCCGTAATCACGCTATGGCGTAACACCCAAGCGTTTACCACGACAGGCCAAGCAGGTAGCTGTTCACATTTCAACACAGTGATGAACTGCGACTATTTCACCCCAGTGCCTTTTACTCTTGATGTCAAGTTCGAGTACAGCATTCCAACTTTGACAGTGGCGGACTTTGACTTTTTCCTTTTCCGCACATGGGACCGCTCACTTGAGGTGCATATGGCGGATTATCCACCAACGGATCTATTCGATGACAGTCGACTTGGCAGAAAAGATGATACATCGGATGCACAGAATGGTCGCTACTTTAGGACTGCAGATAACCTATCTTGGGCACTAATGATAAGTGAAGACTGGAATTATCCAAGAGAGTATATCGACGTCGTATGGGCTTATCCTGATTATGAAAAGTGGGTAGAAAGTAACGGTGAAGAAGCACAAGACTGGTATCTCACCAATGAAAGAACAACGCACACATACAGCAAAAAATAA